The genomic interval TGACTCCTTTTGACTCTTTTAAGAAATTATACCCTATAAATAAAAAAAGCGGCCTTAAAAATTAGGCCGCCTATTTTTAAATTTAAAATATTTTTATTGAGTAGTTACCTCGTTTGAAGGTATTGCTATTATATTTGTGTTCCCTTCTGTAAAGGTTAAAGCAAAACCTGTAATATCTCTTTCAGCTGAAACCTTTAAAAATCCCCTTGGTTGAAGGGATGAACCAAAAAGGTTTTCAAGCATATCCACATATTTTTGTTTTCCACTTAATTCCACTGTTCTTGTTGCCTTTTTAAAACCATAGTAATCGTATAGTTCAAAAGTAACTGTATTTGTTCTGTCTGATGTGTTAATAATTGCAATTCCAGTTGATTTTCTGTCAATGTGTTCAATTAAAGGAAAGATAAGCAGTTTTGATGTCTGGTATTTTAAAGGAAGGCTTGTTTCTCCACCGGTTGGAATATATTTAAAGGTGATTATTCCCTTTACATTTTCAGTTTTAGATTCAATTTCAATAAATCCCTGGTCAGGAATTGAAAAATCGAATATATCCGGCACCATTTTTGAGATACCGCCCATTGAAGGCAAGACAAACTCTTTTGTTCCATAATAACTGCCGTTGTTATCGTAAACTGCAAGTTGAACTTTTTCTCCTATTTCTCCTCCGCATCCAAGAGTTAACCTTGATTCCCACAATCCATTTCTTATATCGTAGTGTGCAAGGTAGGAAACATTGCCCTTAATTGCAAGGGTAAATTTTATTGTATCTTTCGCTTCCCCTATTTCTGAGACTGTGATGCCTGTTCTATCCCCATTGTAAGCATTGCTATTTGGGCTGCTTGTAGGAGAAAAAATATCTCCCTGAGTGTAATAATCGCCGGCATCAGCACTCATATTCTGTTCAATTTGTTCCAGTCCATCAGCTTCCATTAGTCTTAAAAGTTTGTGCTCGGTGTATGAGTTGTCGTAGAGGTAGTCATAACCATATTGGTTTAACCTTGCGTCCACATGCCAGATTAACAACCCGTCATTTGGATAGGTTACATCGTTTTCTATTCTTTTCCTGTATTGAATCATATAAAACTCGCCAAAGGGAGAGTTTTCAGAATAATTTGGCATAACAAGGACAACATCCGGGTTTTCTTCTGATGGATTTAAGGTGATCTCCTGGTCGCCTTCAACAATGATTGTTGGCTCAATCCAGTCAAGCACATACTTTGAGAAACAGTTGTGGTCTCCCCAGTTGTGATCCATCATATCGAGCCCGCCAACACCACCTTT from Thermotomaculum hydrothermale carries:
- a CDS encoding M6 family metalloprotease domain-containing protein → MRLKKVFSLFLATILFIPSLWALEPPTREMIQKYKKDGTLAERIQRAKSYGNYKMPEGAGAYLHYKLLKAVYKAKGETDKLKNLKTPPLGWRNMPTTGDVNVLIICVEFQDYPHYTDIDTVRNKVFGNGNPDEYPYESLHNYYNRASYGKLNLQGDVLGWYQAPYNRDQIQKNNTGRENFIKEVFQYYDEQGVDFSKYDNDGDGKIDYFAIIWAGPHEGWSDFWWGYMTTFQDTDFKVDGVSLGGYSWQWENYYYPDPYDPNATDIEYTPHVLIHETGHALGLPDYYDYDDSVGPKGGVGGLDMMDHNWGDHNCFSKYVLDWIEPTIIVEGDQEITLNPSEENPDVVLVMPNYSENSPFGEFYMIQYRKRIENDVTYPNDGLLIWHVDARLNQYGYDYLYDNSYTEHKLLRLMEADGLEQIEQNMSADAGDYYTQGDIFSPTSSPNSNAYNGDRTGITVSEIGEAKDTIKFTLAIKGNVSYLAHYDIRNGLWESRLTLGCGGEIGEKVQLAVYDNNGSYYGTKEFVLPSMGGISKMVPDIFDFSIPDQGFIEIESKTENVKGIITFKYIPTGGETSLPLKYQTSKLLIFPLIEHIDRKSTGIAIINTSDRTNTVTFELYDYYGFKKATRTVELSGKQKYVDMLENLFGSSLQPRGFLKVSAERDITGFALTFTEGNTNIIAIPSNEVTTQ